Proteins encoded by one window of Paraburkholderia terrae:
- a CDS encoding HAD family hydrolase: MRISTSFLFDLDGTLVDSVYQHVLAWKEALDEEGIELSVWRIHRKIGMSGGLFTNQLLRETGGDMSAERVERLRRAHARAYKQLHAQVRPLPGAQALLAALTESGTPWAIATSGRMETAAVNLEALGVDPSKTVVVTRDDVKYAKPDPDLFVAAAHRLKVQIEHAVVVGDSIWDMLAARRCRALGVGLLSGGYGQEELERAGALRVYEDPSDLLEHLDEIAARP, encoded by the coding sequence ATGCGTATTTCGACATCTTTTCTGTTCGACCTCGACGGCACGCTCGTCGACAGCGTGTATCAGCATGTGCTCGCATGGAAGGAAGCGCTCGACGAAGAAGGCATCGAGTTATCGGTGTGGCGCATCCATCGCAAGATCGGCATGAGCGGCGGGCTGTTCACGAATCAGCTGTTGCGCGAGACAGGCGGCGACATGAGCGCCGAACGCGTCGAGCGCTTGCGGCGCGCGCATGCTCGCGCTTACAAGCAGTTGCACGCCCAGGTGCGTCCGCTGCCCGGTGCGCAGGCGTTGCTGGCCGCGTTAACGGAAAGCGGTACGCCTTGGGCAATCGCGACCAGCGGCCGCATGGAAACGGCGGCCGTCAATCTGGAAGCGCTCGGCGTCGATCCGTCGAAGACAGTCGTCGTCACGCGCGACGACGTCAAGTACGCGAAGCCCGATCCCGACCTGTTCGTCGCCGCAGCGCATCGGCTGAAGGTGCAGATCGAGCATGCCGTCGTGGTCGGCGACAGCATCTGGGACATGCTGGCTGCCCGTCGCTGCCGTGCGCTCGGTGTGGGCCTGCTGTCGGGTGGCTACGGCCAGGAAGAACTCGAACGTGCGGGCGCGCTGCGCGTCTACGAAGACCCCTCCGATCTGCTCGAACATCTCGACGAGATCGCCGCGCGTCCCTGA